Proteins co-encoded in one Erinaceus europaeus chromosome X, mEriEur2.1, whole genome shotgun sequence genomic window:
- the CD40LG gene encoding CD40 ligand yields MIETYSQPSSRSVATGPPAASMKIFMYLLTVFLITHMIGSALFAVYLHRRLDKIEDEMKLHEDFMFMKRIWKCNKDEGALSLLNCGEIRSQFESLVKDIMLNNGEGVKIKETKYEMQKGDQDPQVAAHVISEASSKTTSVLQWAQKGYYTMSSDLVTLENGRQLAIKRQGFYYIYAQVTFCSNRATPTQAPFIASLCLRAPSRSERILLRAANTHNSAKPCREQSVHLGGVFELQPGSSLFVNVTDPSLVSHGIGFTSFGLLKL; encoded by the exons ATGATCGAAACATACAGCCAACCTTCCTCCAGGTCTGTGGCCACTGGACCACCTGCTGCCAGCAtgaaaatttttatgtatttactaacTGTTTTCCTTATCACCCACATGATTGGGTCGGCACTTTTTGCTGTGTATCTTCACAGAAGACTGGACAAG ATAGAAGATGAAATGAAGCTTCATGAAGATTTTATGTTCATGAAAAGGATATGGAAATGTAACAAAGACGAAGGTGCTTTGTCCTTACTGAACTGTGGGGAAATCAGAAGCCAGTTTGAAAGCCTCGTCAAG GATATAATGCTAAACAACGGTGAGGGTGTGAAGATAAAAGAGACCAAGTATGAAATGCAAAAAG gTGATCAGGACCCACAAGTTGCAGCCCATGTCATCAGTGAGGCCAGTAGCAAAACAACATCTG TTCTACAGTGGGCCCAGAAAGGATACTACACCATGAGCAGTGACTTGGTAACCCTGGAAAATGGGAGACAACTGGCTATTAAAAGACAAGGATTCTATTACATCTATGCCCAAGTCACCTTCTGTTCCAATCGGGCCACTCCAACTCAAGCGCCATTCATAGCCAGCCTCTGCCTGAGAGCCCCCAGCAGATCTGAGAGAATCCTGCTCCGAGCTGCAAACACCCACAATTCGGCCAAACCTTGCAGGGAACAATCTGTTCATTTGGGAGGAGTATTCGAACTGCAACCAGGTTCTTCACTGTTTGTCAATGTGACGGATCCAAGTCTAGTAAGCCATGGGATTGGCTTCACATCCTTTGGTTTACTCAAACTCTGA